In Kineococcus rhizosphaerae, the following proteins share a genomic window:
- a CDS encoding DUF4081 domain-containing GNAT family N-acetyltransferase, whose product MSLTNSAARGSAASGTLRVLSGADAPALLRLCERDPVANLFVSARLLGLLARPGTDLGGQVWGWFEDGRLVSACWAGANLVPVEATPAALDAFAAHARVEGRRCSSLVGPAEQVLALWQRLEGHWRGVREVRAHQPLMVCDTEPSVRPDPAVRRATLRELDLVVPACVAMFTEEIGYAPAPPDGGGAYRARIAELVSTGRSFVRVDAGPAGPEVVFKAELGAVSPKVVQVQGVWVPPHRRGEGLSEPGMAAVVEASRADGVQHVSLYVNDYNARALAAYRRVGFREVGSFATVLF is encoded by the coding sequence GTGTCCCTGACCAACTCCGCCGCGCGAGGGTCCGCCGCCTCGGGGACCCTGCGCGTGCTCAGCGGAGCCGACGCCCCCGCGCTGCTGCGCCTGTGCGAGCGCGACCCCGTGGCGAACCTCTTCGTCTCCGCGCGGTTGCTCGGGTTGCTCGCCCGCCCGGGCACCGACCTGGGCGGGCAGGTCTGGGGCTGGTTCGAGGACGGCCGGCTCGTCTCGGCGTGCTGGGCCGGGGCGAACCTCGTGCCCGTCGAGGCCACCCCCGCCGCCCTGGACGCGTTCGCCGCGCACGCCCGCGTCGAGGGCCGGCGCTGTTCCTCCCTCGTCGGCCCCGCCGAGCAGGTCCTGGCCCTGTGGCAGCGCCTGGAGGGGCACTGGCGCGGCGTCCGCGAGGTCCGCGCCCACCAGCCGCTGATGGTCTGCGACACCGAGCCGTCCGTGCGCCCGGACCCGGCCGTCCGGCGCGCCACCCTGCGCGAGCTCGACCTCGTCGTGCCCGCGTGCGTGGCCATGTTCACCGAGGAGATCGGCTACGCCCCCGCCCCGCCCGACGGCGGCGGCGCCTACCGGGCCCGCATCGCCGAGCTCGTCTCCACGGGCCGCTCCTTCGTCCGCGTCGACGCCGGCCCGGCCGGTCCCGAGGTCGTGTTCAAGGCCGAGCTCGGGGCGGTCTCGCCGAAGGTCGTCCAGGTGCAGGGGGTCTGGGTCCCGCCGCACCGGCGCGGGGAGGGCCTGTCCGAACCGGGCATGGCCGCGGTCGTCGAGGCCTCGCGCGCCGACGGGGTCCAGCACGTGTCGCTGTACGTCAACGACTACAACGCCCGGGCGCTCGCGGCCTACCGCCGGGTCGGGTTCCGCGAGGTCGGGTCGTTCGCGACGGTCCTGTTCTAG